The genomic window aatcgcgtctggcacatagttagcaacgtgaaaaatgtctggcaataaaaaaagtatgtcaggtagacgtatttaaaaaggaaaaattaaaaattacgcttcttaaaatgcaatgcttcatcatactgcaatactttttcattttaattcaagacttaacaatcgaattaatgtctggcaaattcattttcagtttttcttatatttaaataacataatattaaaattacagacattctaaaatgctttgaaatttttataaaaaaaaaacttaaaatcgcgtctggcacatagttagcaacgtgaaaaatgtctggcaataaaaaaagtatgtcaggtagacgtatttaaaaaggaaaaattaaaaattacgcttcttaaaatgcaatgcttcatcatactgcaatactttttcattttaattcaagacttaacaatcgaattaatgtctggcaaattcattttcagtttttcttatatttaaataacataatattaaaattacagacattctaaaatgctttgaaatttttataaaaaaaaaacttaaaatcgcgtctggcacatagttagcaacgtgaaaaatgtctggcaataaaaaaagtatgtcaggtagacgtatttaaaaaggaaaaattaaaaattacgcttcttaaaatgcaatgcttcatcatactgcaatactttttcattttaattcaagacttaacaatcgaattaatgtctggcaaattcattttcagttgttcttgtatttaaataacataatattaaaattacagacattctaaaatactttgaaatttttataaaaaaaaaacttaaaatcgcgtctggcacatagttagcaacgtgaaaaatgtctggcaataaaaaaagtatgtcaggtagacgtatttaaaaaggaaaaattaaaaattacgcttcttaaaatgcaatgcttcatcatactgcaatactttttcattttaattcaagacttaacaatcgaattaatgtctggcaaattcattttcagtttttcttatatttaaataacataatattaaaattacagacattctaaaatactttgaaatttttataaaaaaaaaacttaaaatcgcgtctggcacatagttagcaacgtgaaaaatgtctggcaataaaaaaaagtatgtcaggtagacgtatttaaaaaggaaaaattcaaaattacgcttcttaaaatgcttttaaaatccaggattattacctggacagataggatgcgcactaatgaacgcaaccgctaccgccagccagattgcccagactctaaccggaagtacaagaaggaagacatatcacaaaatcagctgacctaaaattctttttttttcaaacgttgctacctcccgtactatgTGGTCTATAAGAGACTGCGTGGGTTTTGAAGTCAAATTAAGaacttattttgtaaaatgtaataCATACCTATGTCTAAAACCAactatcaatttaatttattattattaccatgTACGTTAAGAATAATTCTAAAACTTTCTAcgtattatgtatttagatAGATAATTACTTTATTCTAAATAACACGATCatccatttaaattatatttataaatgcgCTTTAATTTAGTCTATATTACCTAACcttggtaattttttaattacttaaaggtAATAAATTCAATTGGTATTGTCTAGTggagttatattatttaattattaataataatcgatcgtagaatatatatacgatattatttattaagcgcTATTTATGGCGTATAGCGAGTACCGACATAGGTAGGTACTGGATTCCATTCCCGACGAAACTTTAATTACTCTAGTTACAGTCagctataaaatgtattaaaaagcAGGTGTAACCATGTCTGCTCCATATCGCAGATTACTTTGGGACTTTATTacaccaaatttattttaacaaaaaaaatagttgaaaatttaatatctcCAATCTTATGCCACAATGAAATTTCTTGGTAATTAGAATATAGAGAGTCAATCACAAAGCACAATTCACTTTGATATCTTTACTTTCAAGTTTAGATCTGAAACTAATCTGTTTCGCTAAATGCTCCAATAGTAATTTGCAAgacttacattttataatcaatttttagttttatcatAGACGGTTAATTTACTTGCGGAATATTTAtgtgcatataaaattttttaatatcaattgtgatgtattaaaattttttgacatatattTAGCATATATTTTGCAAAATACTTCGTCACTTCGCCAACTGATTACCtgtactaaattttatttccgtGAAAACAGGTTTTacgtaattgtttattttgctGATAGTACCAATAGTTAGTggtaataatataacttaagAGTCGTACATtctattaattcaatttcattttaccATAGAAAACTGTGGCCTACATTTCAAGAGAACGGATATTAGGCGAGTGTGAAACTTTTGATATTATTGTATGCGAGATTTGTATTGCAACTTTATAATCTAATCTGTGGTGTAAATCTTTAACAAAAGCGGTTTTATaaccattaaattattaaatgttgctAACGATGAAGGTTTTAAAGGGCTTacctataattattgtaagcTTATACAcgctattatattaaattaatacctaATGTTTGTATTCGAGATTATATTTAGTAGAAGTAGTGGGATTATTGTCATaccatttaaatgtttttttacaatgTCTATCTATTTGCGCAAAATTTGCTCGTACGCTTAAGGAGCACGGTTTAGATCCAAAATCGTAGAGGtcagaaggttgatcacctacacTCTGACACCAACCCATATTTGGGTttgttgtattaatattatttgtaaccAATATTTCCTTCAGTCTTCCGTATATTTTCCCAACCGCAATATTTCGTCACGATACAATagtttaataagaaaataaatcccATGTTACTTACCATATCATCAGCcattataaaaagtatatgtGGTGGGCTAACATCGTTCGCTGACACCGATATAATCCCCAAAAGCAGCCACCATTGCCTGCAAActcacattatttaataaaaaaacataacccTAGTAATGTCTGACGTatgaactttatttacatttcctaTACTTACTGTTATTTGTTTAGttggtaataattattatcaagaTGACGACATCTACGTAATCTTAatcagtttaaataaaaaacctttttaactAGATCACATTGctttctttttaaagataataagaGAGTGAGagtgatatatttaattaacatacatataaattactttaatttactttttacataatggAAATACAATACGAATGCAGATTAGTGcatttaacatattaattaGATAGATAATTGAAACTGTATGGTTTGATACATACTGTTTACAAGAACAAGTGAAgcatgatttaaattaatttagactGACAGAATACTTAAATCTAACAAATGTCAGTATTACTTTCTTAAgtgaaacaaataatttattatagctaCAATTTTTAgatacttattaataattctaatctacctgttattttataattattaacattaaaacaagAATACTCACCAAAATGATGTTtgaataaacatatttctttaatCTAATAATGGcacataattacaaaaaacccaaTTTATTTTGCCGATAATTTCAAGTAGACCAGtgtcgataatttttgaaaccaaaaaaaattacagtaggatgaaacccattagaaaagcaggggaatatgatcaaaatgaaggaatatgatcaaaaaaccaattttgaatttttcacataaattttgaggttatgtgaaaaatgtgtgaatacaaaagttttagatctttttattacctacaactttgccatttcgTTTTCTTcaataggacttttagttttgccggaaatcgagataaaccgttttttacccttaaatctaccccccctaccccttcccgacctcagatcgaccgtaatttatttttcctttcattttgatcatactcccctgcttttctaatggctttcatcctactgtaatttttttcactttttattatttttaaaggctatatGCACTGGTCTAAAGACCGCTTGCTCGGCTGCTGAACGGATACAAAAGGAAGGAAAACTGCGAAGGTTCTATACAATTgcaaaatgattaaaataatatacttacgcTATTGTTATTTGTCTcgctataaaaattataaattctttaataagTTGGCGATAGTTTTCGTATGATTAACGATATATGTTTTAGGTATAAGCGATCAATTTCTGAATAGATCCTTAGATTTTCTGTAACAAAAATTACAtccttaaattatatttacttagatttttaatgcttttgcttatgaaatatattaaatgtcaATTTATTTGTAGCTTTCGATGAAATTATAACACATCTTAATAGAAGAGTTACTTACACagcaaacaatattttcttcaTTTCCGAATAAAACATTTCGACGTTAGTTACTTTAAAGCATGCTCAAAATATagaactaaaaattataaatatatacatgcgcaaaattatatatttgttttatacgtGAAGGTCGTGATTATAGCGTATACATATATCGATAGAGTAatctatagatatatagatacGCATAACTCAACTACGAGTATAACGccattattattagattaattTCCGGCGAAATAACAAATGATTCGGGTTCAGACTACTGATGCCAGTCCTACAGCcgctaaagaaaaatacaagtGTATTGCTTAGTTGTGCTTGCTCGTGATTGTCttgataattaatgtttaattaattaaaatcttcatGTATTCTAGTATAACTAACAACGAAGACTTTTAGCTATTGTGATTTCTTCAGATGTCAAATTCACGTAACATCTCTTTACGGATGTAACGAATTTAATTCGTAAAATACGACCTAGGCTGGACCATGATTTTGGCCTTACTAATGAAGGCTTAATAATCAcactatgtaataataaatatttaattgtccTTGCGTTGATGTTATAGTCACTTTTCAGTAAAGACTACTATTATGGCTGCTACGAAATGGACCTTGATCTAAAAAATACGATAAAGGCACCAAATTTTCTAACGTTGTGAGTGCTTAGAAAACGATTTCGTAAAAACTGTGTTACGTGTTCATTGACATTATAAACTgcaaatttctttaaatttaccGACATCTTAAACTACTTAATAACCTTCAATTAcgcttaatataaaataaatatcgtaGTAGGTATGATTAATGAAAAACACCCAATCTTTGTTATTaacaaaagttaattaaatttaatttatccttataaatttattttttgtaaatatgacTCACCTACTTACTGGCTTTACGATAAAACTACCCCACGGATCCGGGTGAAGTTTtctcaattatattattatatttgttaattctagcgaaatatttgttattttaacgaATCTTCTCATATCCATGTGAAAGTAATCTAGGAAAGGGAAAAGGAATGTTCGCGGCTTACATCATATTTTACAAAGAaggtaattttaaaactgACGAACCAAAATCTTGATCTCCACTTCCTCACTCGCTTCAGCAAAACAAATAACTCACcttggaatatttttttaaattgacatAGGCTTACAAAATGTTACTTACCTCACTTAAACCTCGGAAAGTAATCGGGTATATTGAGGTCCTTGGTGTCAGCTGTGGTTGTTTCATAATCAAAACACGGAGGTGGTCGTGACTTGTGACGTAGATTCGATAGTTGCTTGAACGGCAGTTATacgatcatttaaataataattatgtttcatATAATATGACTATTTAAAGAATCAATGCATACCTACAGTTTTACAAGAGCGCGTGTCGAGACAGAcgagaaaacaattattaagagCTAGGAAATCGCATTCATCACTAATTGGTCTGTTTCTCTAACTCTTTCTGATGCCCgtggaaataattaaataatgggCTCATACGTcattattgaatattaaaaaaacatctgtTTGGGCTCAATGGaagataaaaaagtattacCCAAACGCGTCGAATTGTACACCTCCTTAGGGATTTTTTCCTGTAGAGCCTTATTACTTAGGACGTCGCGTTGTCCGGTTGTAGCGCTATTCAACAAtactaagttttaatttaaatggttCATGTTTGGAATAGATTAGAAATTAGTTGCACTAGTTTTGGTGTTTGAGACACGaacgattttttttccatATATGTTCAAGGTTATCATGAAAGCAGGTTTTTAGTGtgtcaaattttttatttctatgcaatttttttataatattaataatattttatatatatataatatattaactaatttaatttatctacGAAGAACCTGAACTCGATTAGGCAAGTATGATCGCCTtgcaaataattcaatttgaCCATGACCGCCAAAACTTACTTTGGTAGCTGTCgttgtaaatataaagttaagcAATAAtcgtaaattattgtttagtaaaACCGAAACCAATTTAAacagtaaattatatttttatttttaattattacgacAATTTTCCATTTCGAAaacaggaataaaaaaaaaatcatttgaaATTCTAAGAGCAATAGCGCACTAGCGGCCAGCGAGATAGATAGATTATTATGAAATGATGCGACCAGCGGCCCCATGGAGCTACGGCGGCCAACGACATCAAAGCGACGCATCTGCTGCCCGTGGTATTTTGTTTGAAACGCGCTGTATTTGCACTGACGAATCTAGCTGCGGTTTTGGCCGCGACCAGGCCGCTAGTGCGCTGTTGCCCTTATATATGCTTCTTTACATTCTAATATGTAACCTATAAATTGCAATTAGACTATAAAATGAAACAGTTTTATATGcctgaaaatataaacatttactgTTCATACACACAACACACAACTTTGTTAATAACATagaaattgaaatataattaacacatttaaaGTCTATAACATTTATTGGACATAATACTCAATAATGCCAACatgaaagatatttaaaattttaataactagattttattaattatcagtTTAGCACACGGCAATAATATGAAACGAGGACTGTTgggctagtggcttcagcgtgcgactctcatacctgaggtcgtaggttcgatccccggttgtgcaGCAATGGACGtatgcatttaacatttgctcgaacggtgaaggaaaacatcgtgaggaaaccgacatgtcttagatccaaaaagttgacggcgtgtcaggctgatcacctacttgcctattagatttaagaatGATCATGAACctgattcagaaatctgaagccaagacctaaagaggttgtagcgccactgattttttttaataataagaaatataattagtaattaataataaataactggATTTCTAAGCTAATCAAGCTGACTTtcacttaatatgtatatgactTAGGAATTGCGCATACAGAGAAAAATGcgtttaaatattactaagctaaaaaaatgctaagcttgttgcaaaaaaataatttaccttaaaacaggaaaaaaacaatgtgtttatactaaaattagaaataatgttaaatacaattagacaaattcttttaaaacttGTTGTATTTCTTCAAATACATGTTGATTTATAAATGCTATAATTCCATGCTTATTGCAGTACATTTGGGTATCCAAATTATCAGgatcattatattttacaagagAAAAATCTGTGAAGTTTGTTATGTCACCTCCCAATGATGATAAAATGCTATGTGGTCCACATGTATCCCATCTGAATGTTGTTCCTTTTGAAACAATGTATGCTGTTGCTTCACCTGTAAAGTTACATTTCTTACAGTGAACTAATATGAAATTCTAGCTTTTAGAATAAGTTCTTTCATGTTGTGGTGCTAATTGAACCTTATTATTAGACTAAgaataatatctaaaatagctttttctttttaagacaattcacaccaattgacctagtcccatgctaagctggtgaagcttgtgttatgggtactaagcaacggatatacatacttattatagatagatagacatataaatacatatttaaacacccaagacctaagcacaacaccaaatgctcatcacatcgatgtttgtctcagccggggatcgaacccgggacccatggattcgcagacaggcgtactaaccactagaccaatgagtcgtcaaatgctatcttaattaaaatacattaaaaaaaattacctaaagCAACTTTGAGCAGCTTATGTCCTGCTCCTGGAACAGATTGTATTTCCCAACCTAAATCCTGAAActtgtttattacattttcGTTTTCAGCACtactcattaaaattatttttcttggtGAAGAAGTACTTTTTTCGTGAGAACATAATTTTATGTCACCATAATTTATGCCCCAAATAACCCTTCCTGTGCCactgaaataaatttagacATTCATTTTACATACATCTATTTCCTTAATAtgtattagatattaaatttccTGTTAACATACAATTTCTATTGCCAAACAAAAATTCTAATGCCAAACTTGAATAATAGTTAAATAGTTTGGTCTAtcagtataaattaaattgtgaatttaatgagaGTGCCCACATATTAtggaataatatacatattatcaaATTACCCATTGTAAAATGGCTGATTAATTACACCAACAACAGGCTCTCCAGTAGATCTTTTATATGCCCCTATAAGAACTGTGACACACTGAAGACCATGACCGGGTTTAGCTTCTCCACGGACTCCAGCAATAAACTCTGCTGTACCATCTACAACAACAATACAATCCACACTTAGTAGGATGTATATAACAATTTGTATCCATTTCattgtgttttaaaaaatggttattattattcattaccaATTGGATCAATCCAGACTCCTAAATCTGAATAGTCAATTGGTCCTAGATTGGGAATAGTTCCACATTCCATATTTTCTATATCACTGTGAGCTGCTTCAGCCATACATTTAGCTGTCTCTTcaggtaaaattattttgagtaAATCAATTGTTCCTTGTAAGGTTTCTTTCAAGGAAATTGTCACACCACCTATGTCTGAGCATTCTTCACCCCGTACATAATCCTTAAGCTCGGGTATATATGACACTATCAATGATTTGGCCGCTTCTTGGGCTAATACATCAGCAATAGTTTTGAAATCTTTATCAAATCGGGGATTAGCATCATTGCTTTTCTCAGCTATTAAAATCGAGTTGTTATTACTGGCACAAGACCGAGCTATGCGCGCCGCTTTCTCCGaggcaaaaattaaaatctccaAGACATTTGACATTATTTAGCCTCGTTTATCTTGCAAATGTTGTAACTCGATGTTCTTAAACAGTAGCC from Pieris napi chromosome 3, ilPieNapi1.2, whole genome shotgun sequence includes these protein-coding regions:
- the LOC125063248 gene encoding inositol polyphosphate 1-phosphatase, with amino-acid sequence MSNVLEILIFASEKAARIARSCASNNNSILIAEKSNDANPRFDKDFKTIADVLAQEAAKSLIVSYIPELKDYVRGEECSDIGGVTISLKETLQGTIDLLKIILPEETAKCMAEAAHSDIENMECGTIPNLGPIDYSDLGVWIDPIDGTAEFIAGVRGEAKPGHGLQCVTVLIGAYKRSTGEPVVGVINQPFYNGGTGRVIWGINYGDIKLCSHEKSTSSPRKIILMSSAENENVINKFQDLGWEIQSVPGAGHKLLKVALGEATAYIVSKGTTFRWDTCGPHSILSSLGGDITNFTDFSLVKYNDPDNLDTQMYCNKHGIIAFINQHVFEEIQQVLKEFV